The proteins below come from a single Prolixibacter sp. NT017 genomic window:
- a CDS encoding HAD hydrolase family protein: protein MTEIKMVITDLDGTLLQADHSISKADYATLVELGKLGICRVAATGRNLMKVKQVLTPDMPFDFVIFSSGAGLINWKQQKLLMAMSIPADEAGEIIQFLMAEKLNFKVSREIPDNHHFAWWRSNPCEEFERYLNYHKVLGDAVQLKENDAFPISQVLIFLPRDAEHFDVIKQKVLKQFPHVSVIRATSPLHPDFTWMEIFPEGVTKAHGVEAVCQLTGIPKENTLGIGNDFNDMELLDYTRLSYVVDNAPDELKFRYRNSRAHHEDGFSYAVRQHL, encoded by the coding sequence AGCAGACTACGCAACACTGGTAGAGTTGGGAAAATTGGGAATATGCCGGGTAGCAGCCACCGGAAGAAATCTGATGAAGGTAAAACAGGTACTTACGCCCGATATGCCGTTTGATTTTGTCATCTTCAGCTCTGGTGCAGGTTTGATTAACTGGAAACAACAAAAGTTGCTGATGGCCATGAGTATTCCGGCCGATGAAGCAGGAGAAATTATTCAGTTTCTGATGGCCGAAAAACTCAACTTCAAAGTTTCGCGCGAAATTCCGGACAATCACCATTTTGCCTGGTGGAGAAGTAACCCCTGTGAAGAATTTGAACGTTACCTCAATTACCACAAGGTGTTGGGAGACGCGGTTCAATTAAAAGAAAACGATGCTTTTCCCATTTCCCAGGTTTTAATATTTCTTCCGCGCGACGCAGAACATTTTGACGTCATCAAGCAAAAAGTACTGAAGCAATTTCCGCACGTTAGTGTTATACGGGCCACTTCGCCGCTACATCCCGATTTCACCTGGATGGAAATCTTCCCGGAAGGAGTTACCAAAGCACACGGTGTGGAAGCGGTCTGCCAGTTAACAGGTATTCCCAAAGAAAATACGCTGGGTATCGGAAACGATTTTAACGATATGGAATTGCTCGATTACACCCGGCTTTCGTATGTTGTCGACAATGCACCAGACGAATTGAAGTTTCGTTACCGGAACAGCCGGGCTCACCATGAAGACGGATTTTCGTATGCTGTTCGACAACATTTGTAA